In one Neobacillus sp. WH10 genomic region, the following are encoded:
- a CDS encoding BsuPI-related putative proteinase inhibitor encodes MTDWKWDGDVIADVEQATFTFTFKNNSDQPMLIEFPTSQFYDYTVYNAQGELVYHFSKGKFFLQAIQHKSLNSGEQIQWKSTWNYKTNEGKRVPAGTYTVKAILNVWKINDKLVHSKPFTSFTFNIQPENTAIR; translated from the coding sequence ATGACAGATTGGAAATGGGATGGGGATGTCATCGCAGACGTGGAACAAGCCACATTTACTTTTACGTTTAAAAATAATAGCGATCAGCCAATGCTTATAGAGTTTCCAACAAGCCAGTTTTATGATTATACCGTGTATAATGCACAAGGAGAACTGGTGTATCATTTTAGTAAGGGGAAATTTTTTTTACAGGCGATTCAACATAAGTCGTTAAACAGCGGGGAACAAATCCAATGGAAAAGTACGTGGAATTACAAAACGAATGAGGGCAAGAGAGTACCTGCAGGAACGTATACAGTTAAAGCCATATTAAATGTATGGAAAATAAATGACAAACTTGTTCATTCGAAGCCATTTACTTCCTTTACATTCAATATTCAGCCTGAAAATACAGCCATTCGATAA
- the nirD gene encoding nitrite reductase small subunit NirD: protein MIETITRIPVANYSNLKERAGYSIKIDNKEIALFKQSNGKVYALENRSPHPKGGVLSEGLVSGAYVYCPLYDWKISLVNGKVQAPDQGQVQTFQVEIKEDIVFIVL from the coding sequence ATGATTGAAACGATCACCCGCATTCCAGTAGCAAACTATTCGAATTTAAAGGAAAGGGCCGGCTACTCTATTAAAATTGATAACAAGGAAATAGCACTTTTTAAACAATCAAATGGTAAGGTATATGCACTAGAAAACCGCAGTCCGCATCCGAAGGGCGGCGTCCTCTCTGAAGGACTTGTTAGCGGTGCATATGTTTACTGTCCTCTCTATGATTGGAAAATCTCGTTAGTAAATGGGAAGGTTCAGGCCCCAGACCAGGGTCAAGTACAGACTTTTCAAGTGGAAATAAAAGAGGATATCGTTTTTATCGTATTATAA
- a CDS encoding alpha/beta hydrolase produces MSKHTIYKNEKGKKIILDFYELYLEKLEVNVERVFVETSFGKTHVLVTGPKDGRPIFIFQGGNCINPMTLSWFLPLLQNYRVFAPDTVGHPGFSDENRISARDESFACWISELMGHFDIEKSAFVGPSYGAGIILRLAAFMPEKIACSVLVSPAGIQLGSKLEMIRKILVPLMLFKLNGSSKQMNKIANIMSDHSMKELDKEIIGNIFQYVKLEQEMPKLTEKRELVNYTAPTMVIAGRKDIFFPEERIQQAAFEIIPNLTNYEAFDMGHFASEAYLIKINQGIKAFLELHYSGDV; encoded by the coding sequence ATGAGTAAACATACAATCTATAAAAATGAAAAAGGAAAAAAGATTATTCTTGATTTCTATGAACTATATTTAGAGAAACTTGAAGTTAATGTGGAAAGAGTTTTTGTGGAAACGTCATTCGGGAAGACTCATGTTTTAGTGACAGGACCAAAGGATGGACGGCCCATCTTTATTTTTCAAGGCGGAAATTGTATCAATCCAATGACATTATCGTGGTTCTTACCATTACTGCAAAATTACAGAGTTTTTGCTCCTGATACAGTTGGTCATCCCGGATTTAGTGACGAAAATCGCATTTCTGCTCGTGACGAGAGTTTTGCATGCTGGATATCAGAATTAATGGGGCACTTCGATATTGAAAAATCAGCGTTCGTAGGTCCCTCTTATGGTGCAGGAATAATTCTAAGGTTAGCTGCTTTTATGCCGGAAAAGATAGCTTGTTCCGTTCTAGTATCTCCTGCCGGAATTCAGCTCGGGTCTAAATTAGAGATGATTAGAAAAATCCTAGTTCCATTAATGCTGTTTAAACTAAATGGCTCAAGCAAGCAGATGAATAAAATAGCCAATATCATGTCAGATCACAGTATGAAAGAATTAGATAAAGAAATCATCGGGAACATTTTTCAATATGTGAAACTTGAACAAGAAATGCCGAAATTAACAGAGAAAAGGGAATTAGTAAACTACACGGCTCCAACAATGGTTATTGCTGGTCGTAAGGATATCTTTTTTCCAGAGGAGAGAATTCAGCAAGCAGCCTTTGAGATCATTCCTAACCTTACAAACTATGAAGCTTTCGATATGGGGCATTTTGCCTCTGAAGCGTATTTAATAAAAATAAATCAAGGAATTAAAGCATTTCTTGAATTACATTATAGTGGTGATGTATAA
- the nirB gene encoding nitrite reductase large subunit NirB yields the protein MKKLVMIGNGMAGVRTIEEILKLSPEQFEITIFGQEPYPNYNRIKLSNILQGDTNFDDIIINPLDWYKENNIQLFTGETIVKIDVEAKCVISDQGRTVEYDELIIATGSNSFILPIPGAEKNGVTGFRDIKDCEMMIKSADQYKKAVVIGGGLLGLEAARGLLNLGMKVDVVHLMPHLMERQLDPIASSLLRVELESQGMNFLMEKETVEILGNERVTGLRFKDGSEIEADLVVMAIGIKSNTGIAKNSGIFVNRGIVVNDFMETSVPHVYAVGECAEHREIVYGLVAPLYDQGKVLAERICGMEAKPYEGSVTGTQLKVAGVDLFSAGEIFEDGSTKSIMIFNEYDGIYKRVLTRNNLIVGIVLYGDTKDSTKLFRMLTKKEDISGVPIFQTECGTGSSDDIASMPNDELICGCNGVTKGAIVEAIKTQGLTTLDQVSHCTNAGRSCGRCKPMVSSILAHTLGDQFDAAAAQKTSICGCTTISREELVAEIKAMGLTSVKEVMNVLEWNNEEGCTKCRPAINYYLGMIHMDEYKDDRDSRLVNEKIHANIQKDGTYSVVPRMYGGVTTAADLKKIAEVAEKYNVPLVKLTGGQRIGLFGVKKEDLPGMWEELNMPSGYAYGKTLRTVKTCVGAQFCRYGTQDSMSLGIELEKKFERLDTPHKVKMGVSACPRNCSEAGIKDIGFVGIDGGWEIYVAGNGGVDLRPGDLLCTVKTQAEVMEMTGAYLQYYRETANYLERTSKWVERVDLDHVKEVLADEDTRKALNERMDQTLKKYIEPWNEAIQSEEIQDKYYTKHTITVGSESK from the coding sequence ATGAAAAAATTAGTGATGATTGGGAACGGAATGGCTGGAGTTAGAACGATTGAAGAAATCCTTAAACTGTCTCCAGAACAATTTGAAATTACGATATTTGGACAAGAACCATACCCTAACTACAATCGGATTAAGTTATCGAATATTCTTCAGGGAGATACAAATTTTGATGATATTATTATCAACCCATTGGATTGGTATAAAGAAAATAACATTCAATTATTTACAGGTGAAACCATTGTAAAAATTGATGTTGAGGCAAAGTGTGTCATCAGCGACCAAGGACGTACAGTTGAATATGATGAGTTAATTATTGCGACCGGATCAAATTCGTTCATCCTGCCAATTCCAGGTGCAGAAAAAAATGGTGTAACAGGATTCCGTGATATCAAGGATTGTGAAATGATGATCAAATCTGCGGATCAGTATAAAAAGGCAGTGGTAATCGGCGGCGGGCTCCTTGGCCTCGAGGCAGCAAGAGGACTTTTAAACCTAGGCATGAAAGTGGATGTTGTCCACCTAATGCCACATCTTATGGAACGTCAGCTCGACCCGATTGCATCGTCACTACTTAGAGTAGAACTTGAATCCCAAGGCATGAACTTCTTAATGGAAAAAGAAACAGTCGAAATCCTTGGAAACGAACGCGTCACAGGACTGCGCTTTAAAGATGGCTCCGAAATCGAAGCTGATCTTGTGGTGATGGCCATTGGGATTAAATCTAATACGGGAATCGCTAAAAACAGCGGCATCTTCGTCAATCGTGGCATTGTTGTTAATGATTTTATGGAAACCAGTGTACCGCATGTTTACGCAGTAGGGGAATGTGCCGAACATAGAGAAATTGTTTATGGGTTGGTTGCCCCATTATATGACCAAGGAAAAGTGCTTGCAGAACGGATTTGCGGAATGGAAGCGAAACCGTATGAAGGATCCGTTACCGGAACGCAGTTAAAGGTGGCAGGTGTCGACCTTTTCTCTGCAGGAGAAATTTTTGAAGATGGTTCAACTAAATCGATCATGATTTTTAACGAATATGATGGTATCTATAAACGGGTGTTAACAAGGAATAATTTGATTGTCGGGATCGTGCTTTACGGCGATACAAAGGATAGTACAAAGCTATTCAGAATGTTGACGAAAAAAGAAGATATTAGCGGAGTTCCTATTTTTCAAACAGAATGTGGAACCGGGTCGAGCGACGATATTGCCTCAATGCCAAATGATGAACTAATATGCGGCTGTAATGGGGTTACAAAAGGGGCAATTGTTGAAGCGATTAAAACACAAGGATTAACGACACTTGATCAGGTCAGTCATTGCACAAACGCCGGTCGTTCTTGCGGACGCTGTAAGCCAATGGTCAGCAGCATTCTTGCACATACTCTTGGTGACCAATTCGATGCTGCCGCGGCGCAAAAAACAAGCATTTGCGGCTGTACCACTATAAGTCGTGAGGAATTGGTGGCAGAAATCAAGGCGATGGGCTTAACAAGTGTAAAAGAGGTTATGAACGTACTGGAGTGGAACAATGAGGAAGGCTGTACGAAATGCCGTCCGGCCATTAACTATTACCTGGGTATGATTCACATGGATGAATACAAGGACGACCGTGATTCTCGTCTTGTAAATGAAAAAATTCATGCTAACATTCAAAAGGATGGCACGTATTCCGTTGTTCCAAGAATGTACGGCGGAGTCACAACAGCGGCTGATTTGAAAAAAATTGCTGAAGTGGCGGAAAAGTACAATGTTCCATTAGTAAAACTAACCGGCGGACAGCGGATTGGCTTATTCGGTGTGAAAAAAGAAGACTTGCCAGGCATGTGGGAAGAGCTTAATATGCCATCCGGTTATGCTTACGGAAAAACACTTCGTACAGTTAAGACATGTGTTGGCGCACAATTCTGCCGCTACGGAACACAGGATTCAATGTCACTCGGTATTGAGCTTGAGAAGAAATTTGAACGTCTTGATACACCGCATAAAGTAAAAATGGGCGTATCGGCCTGCCCAAGAAACTGTTCTGAAGCAGGGATCAAAGATATTGGCTTCGTGGGCATTGATGGCGGCTGGGAGATATATGTCGCTGGAAACGGCGGTGTTGACCTTCGCCCCGGTGACCTATTATGCACGGTGAAAACGCAGGCAGAGGTCATGGAAATGACCGGTGCTTACTTGCAATACTACCGGGAAACAGCAAACTACTTAGAGCGGACATCTAAATGGGTGGAACGTGTAGATCTAGATCATGTAAAAGAAGTCTTGGCAGATGAGGATACTCGTAAAGCCTTGAACGAGCGAATGGATCAAACATTGAAAAAGTACATCGAGCCTTGGAATGAAGCAATTCAAAGTGAAGAAATTCAAGATAAATATTACACCAAACACACCATCACGGTTGGGAGTGAGTCCAAATGA
- a CDS encoding helix-turn-helix transcriptional regulator, producing the protein MLEGKIIKFYRECQKMMQKDLGIGICSSTHISKIERGLTEVSKETIDLLSQRLGIDMKTEIKTYIRMDSLLKKWHESIILKLNTKAENIKKQLEAVALLQMPDIYRSYTLVLTRYYLFIGQEHQAKSLIAEMDEWSDLSPYENSMLLHIKGINRLINNEFNKAIFYFQGIDPTCYNNQEYYYHLALAYHSLNSRVLAYFYAEKSLRFFTEIRSITRMIEAEMIMLGELEQDGYYEPQDTEYQRLIELTENFGLDHHRAVLTHNLGYQKVRQGEYEKASECYKQSMEISDPHTDIYLSALEGYIKALTNQGLKSTEELLQLAERGIALSEEINETIFKHYFHLHKYNLQNDQEQYYHYLEKEAFPYFEKMENVLMIEPYSIKLFDFHMEKGNVEEANHYASFLVEKYRRNDKFV; encoded by the coding sequence ATGCTAGAGGGAAAAATCATTAAATTCTATCGTGAATGTCAGAAAATGATGCAGAAGGATTTAGGAATTGGGATCTGTTCGAGTACACATATAAGCAAAATTGAACGAGGATTAACAGAAGTCTCCAAGGAAACTATAGATTTGCTGTCACAGCGGCTTGGCATTGATATGAAAACAGAAATTAAAACTTACATTAGAATGGACTCCCTTTTAAAAAAATGGCATGAATCGATCATTTTAAAACTGAACACAAAGGCTGAGAATATAAAGAAGCAGTTAGAAGCTGTTGCTCTGCTGCAAATGCCGGATATTTATCGTTCCTATACGCTCGTACTCACAAGATATTATTTATTTATAGGGCAGGAACATCAAGCTAAATCTCTAATTGCTGAAATGGACGAATGGTCTGATCTTTCACCATATGAAAACAGCATGCTTCTTCACATTAAAGGAATTAATAGATTAATAAATAATGAATTTAATAAGGCAATTTTTTATTTTCAAGGAATCGATCCAACCTGTTACAACAACCAAGAGTACTATTATCATTTGGCACTTGCCTATCATTCTCTCAATTCACGAGTACTGGCTTATTTTTATGCCGAAAAGTCCCTGCGCTTTTTCACAGAAATACGCAGTATTACGCGTATGATTGAAGCAGAAATGATTATGCTGGGCGAATTAGAGCAGGACGGGTATTACGAACCACAAGATACGGAATATCAAAGATTAATCGAGTTGACCGAAAACTTTGGATTAGACCATCACAGAGCAGTGCTGACCCACAATCTCGGATACCAGAAAGTTCGCCAAGGAGAATATGAAAAAGCTAGTGAATGCTATAAACAATCCATGGAAATAAGTGACCCTCACACAGATATTTATTTATCCGCTTTGGAAGGCTATATAAAGGCATTAACGAATCAAGGATTGAAATCAACCGAAGAATTGCTCCAATTGGCCGAAAGGGGTATTGCTCTTTCTGAAGAAATAAACGAGACAATCTTTAAACATTACTTCCATTTGCATAAATATAATCTTCAAAACGATCAAGAACAATATTACCATTACCTTGAAAAAGAAGCATTTCCTTATTTCGAAAAAATGGAAAATGTTCTTATGATTGAACCTTATTCGATAAAGCTGTTCGACTTTCACATGGAAAAAGGCAATGTCGAAGAAGCCAATCATTACGCATCGTTTCTCGTGGAAAAGTACCGTAGAAATGATAAATTTGTATAA